In Lathamus discolor isolate bLatDis1 chromosome 1, bLatDis1.hap1, whole genome shotgun sequence, the following are encoded in one genomic region:
- the LOC136012637 gene encoding osteocalcin-like has translation MRSLLAPLIVTLALAALCCGEKDPKDLLGSSSADSIKIKKEVANTFVKRQKRSSLYEWYYEYYKSPMEQMHERCENYPPCDYLSDQIGFSMAYNRFFGRY, from the exons ATGAGGAGTCTGCTGGCACCACTGATCGTGACTCTGGCCCTGGCAGCGCTCTGCTGTGGTGAGAAAG ATCCCAAAGACCTCTTAGGATCTTCCAGTGCTGACA GCatcaagattaaaaaagaagttgCCAATACCTTTGTGAAGAGGCAGAAGAGATCCAGCCTGTATGAATG GTACTACGAGTATTACAAAAGTCCAATGGAGCAGATGCATGAGCGTTGTGAAAACTACCCCCCTTGTGACTATCTTTCTGACCAAATAGGATTTTCCATGGCCTACAACCGTTTCTTTGGGAGATACTAG
- the ART4 gene encoding ecto-ADP-ribosyltransferase 4 produces MTALLASLLLLISQMLAACQLRMDMALHSFDDQYLGCREQVMEELEKGDYFQKEIAANKDYLSLWKKAQEALLKSPVGLLREMQESHAIVLMAYTMNSSLHSQLNWATSIAGSSPEHYRHNFSFKYFHFYLTTAIQIMKQWQSSKESTGKRKCYRVHRGVKDLYIKAMEGSKVRFGRFTSTSRLWTEAQKFGNETLFTVTTCLGAAMQGFSYYISEKEVLIPPYETFLVKSFSQTQHGNRLHLHSVGNYSKYHCHLVEASRSKNSGSTALTSAILPSVVGVFTCLAHTD; encoded by the exons ATGACGGCGCTGCTGGCTAGCCTTCTGTTGCTGATCTCACAAATGCTG GCTGCATGCCAGCTCAGGATGGATATGGCTTTGCATTCCTTTGATGACCAGTATCTAGGGTGCAGAGAGCAGGTGATGGAAGAATTGGAGAAAGGAGActatttccaaaaggaaatagCTGCTAACAAGGACTATTTGAGTCTCTGGAAGAAGGCTCAAGAGGCTTTGTTAAAGAGCCCTGTAGGTCTCCTGAGGGAGATGCAGGAGAGCCATGCCATAGTCCTCATGGCTTACACCATGAACTCTTCCCTGCACTCTCAGCTGAACTGGGCCACATCTATAGCAGGAAGCTCTCCAGAGCACTACAGACACAACTTcagtttcaaatattttcacttttacCTGACAACTGCTATCCAGATAATGAAGCAATGGCAGAGCAGCAAGGAGAGCACGGGGAAGCGTAAGTGCTACCGAGTACACAGGGGTGTAAAAGACTTGTATATCAAAGCCATGGAAGGCAGCAAGGTACGATTTGGCCGTTTCACCTCCACCTCCCGCCTCTGGACTGAAGCCCAGAAGTTTGGGAATGAAACTTTGTTCACAGTGACCACTTGCCTAGGAGCAGCTATGCAAGGCTTTTCTTACTACATATCTGAAAAGGAAGTCCTCATTCCCCCTTATGAGACATTCCTTGTCAAAAGCTTCTCTCAGACACAGCACGGTAACCGGCTGCATCTGCATTCTGTGGGGAACTACAGCAAGTACCACTGCCATCTCGTGGAAG cttcaagaAGCAAGAACAGTGGTTCCACTGCCCTCACCTCAGCCATTCTTCCTAGTGTAGTCGGAGTTTTCACGTGCCTGGCTCACACTGACTGA
- the SMCO3 gene encoding single-pass membrane and coiled-coil domain-containing protein 3 encodes MALSDLLYPDNPKRRQELIHLHQELLDCMSTNFRATNELARVLNEHLGCTITYIRMRENSTVKENCDIIIQAMSDIQHQVQKIDSDLKEKLEPVLYQKLYDIKEPELEKIAIAHKVFSIVLGEATSTAGMVAIKLLSSNFLTLTVSKLVSLLAQIGASVLGGISITILGLGIEMILHAILGAVERNQLLAAVRSYEKHLAEFKAASEKYRRAIHEVTSLVRQQVQ; translated from the coding sequence ATGGCGCTGAGTGACCTCCTTTACCCAGATAACCCCAAAAGAAGGCAAGAATTGATCCATCTGCACCAGGAATTGCTTGACTGCATGTCCACAAATTTCCGTGCAACAAATGAGCTGGCTAGAGTGCTGAATGAACACCTGGGCTGTACCATTACCTACATTCGGATGAGAGAGAACAGCACAGTCAAGGAAAATTGTGACATTATCATCCAAGCAATGAGTGACATTCAGCATCAGGTACAGAAGATTGATAGTGACCTGAAGGAAAAACTAGAGCCTGTGCTGTACCAGAAGCTGTATGACATCAAAGAGCCTGAGCTGGAGAAAATAGCAATAGCCCATAAAGTTTTTTCCATTGTACTTGGAGAAGCAACTTCAACAGCTGGGATGGTAGCTATCAAACTTCTCAGCTCCAATTTTTTAACGCTCACTGTGAGCAAGCTTGTCAGTCTCCTTGCACAGATTGGGGCATCCGTTCTTGGGGGAATCAGCATCACTATTCTTGGACTCGGCATCGAAATGATTCTCCATGCCATCCTGGGAGCCGTGGAAAGGAATCAGCTTCTGGCAGCTGTGAGAAGCTATGAGAAGCACCTGGCTGAGTTTAAAGCAGCCTCAGAAAAATACCGGCGTGCCATACATGAAGTGACTTCTTTGGTGAGACAGCAGGTTCAGTGA